A window of the Thalassophryne amazonica chromosome 11, fThaAma1.1, whole genome shotgun sequence genome harbors these coding sequences:
- the LOC117520552 gene encoding protein KASH5-like, translated as MDADATVKKATEKEMAERIAELEHRESQLKNLNDDMRRWLEAGEEEIVGLRSENATLQKQVKTMEKLMSDAEQNEAELCRIRASLAEENNLKRHREKEIQRLENECSLLTEQNKKLITERNRLNQQTEYDKTALHNLKTSLQNLQGDLEEAKLELQLKDSVILQFF; from the exons GACAGAGAAGGAGATGGCTGAACGAATAGCTGAGCTTGAACACAGGGAAAGCCAGCTGAAGAATCTGAATGACGACATGCGGCGCTGGCTGGAAGCAGGAGAGGAGGAGATTGTCGGGCTTCGCTCAGAGAACGCGACTCTCCAAAAACAAGTCAAAAC AATGGAGAAGTTGATGAGTGACGCGGAGCAGAATGAAGCCGAGCTTTGCAGGATCAGGGCCTCCTTGGCTGAGGAAAACAATTTAAAGAGGCACCGTGAAAAGGAGATTCAGAGATTG GAAAATGAATGTAGCCTCCTGACTGAACAAAATAAGAAGCTTATCACTGAG AGGAACAGACTAAATCAGCAAACTGAGTATGACAAAACTGCCTTGCACAATTTAAAAACTTCACTGCAAAACCTTCAG GGTGACTTGGAAGAAGCGAAGTTAGAGCTGCAACTTAAAGACAGTGTTATTCTTCAG TTTTTTTGA